Proteins from a single region of Pseudomonas quebecensis:
- a CDS encoding dermonecrotic toxin domain-containing protein, producing MPVQPDPTAPLDLLPTYRDLHHDLLAKAIPAWLGNASDARRAALKAVTPRIEPWHANATAEQHDALKPLIGEAWAAQNQVDRVMTSLKSPQDFGAPILQQALKQRFGVERDVRSTYLRLYIPATIPWLKVKSGAARTWTVSLLEAALHNFEESETREGAYEEASTFITRPGADGHFESLPGVATRISVPAFTQLCRELDIGRQYSAYLEQYLGVQDAAAKAALQLKLRQSHQSALKVALQMARMKGDIPQASVDPLARLFNGQDCTSLLRHDLSLLSTPLTGIVLFAADLERSQTVVPVVAYIPGDPEHPLKYYPSTAHFMQELTIKLRHPKYQRFFSHFVGHEEQGRFFTLLDTRLSEVTWHPHTQGDARPSWRETPTAAPDLQAVSTPFGEDLFEHLYHSHLNKLLNDARSMAIATASVDQQARWRRWDLLGKISSALLQVVAFIAAPFVPPLGLLMLGYTAYQLLDETFEGIVDWAEGVKDQAFEHLMSVLEQLVQLGLFATGLPIAESLLRQALPAHVWAFFDTLTPVMRKDGSSRLWNADLAPYAHDLSLPADAMPDAKGLYRHAGKDVLPLAGQHYAVATDPVTGHYRLQHPSRPDAYRPRLYTNDRGAWVTELDYPLAWDRPTLLRRLGHQVDALSDAQLEQVRHISGVDDDALRAHYLNRQPPPALLADSLRRFKIDHDLHTFAAQLRSDDPAVYSHADAQTQLFLLTRYGLWPKTKTLRFLDRHGTVAWEVVGNPDAAVVQIPEEQLTNGDLLKTLLQALDEPERKQLLEEEFGLPPISLEARAGTLRARLADLAQDKHAALFESRYHSLEHTTDAGLQSLINAERGLPLSAAEALLHHASTSELRELNQGNIPQSLQQRARAALHQVRVARAYEGLYRESLASLDTHRLALHSLQRLPGWSSDVRIEVRDYSASGPLRDSIGSASAPIHRTLIRHETGGYTPTTLTDELLGVTDLYTAVLQALPDTQRDALGLHIGQGPQLRQAMAEHALEHRQLSPLLAADPILKPSHDPSTMRLLGGMEGYRAAPAHQPGTVPSIQAQLQQLYPRLSQERINALVITLQRLPGGPSSAVAALRVEYAQLDNDLDIWESNTPQRSTTGERLRHQDYTYARRNRRLWADEIRRAWRHETTVDDYYEPITRNGLRLLLSAPIEGELPQLTARLPHVTLLELQGSERPVAHLDAFLALFPNLRLLAVRDMPLNALPAATPGMPHLNELILSNCSITLNARSAQTLSAMTRLRSLDLYNNPLGITPDVTNMPQLSFLDLNHTGITEVPPGLANRPRLEAAILSNNRISALPAELFTLPAAVSEHFDLANNPFTPTTLEQVKIYFQRTGSHWEATPHALDVARVKALYPSFNDSEVRSFIFGLHGTLEMGRIELTRLEQEYAALQTELTQWATQAPRPQDIQTRQTFKALLEACWRKESALDERSTSIVPTYALRVPSPLAGDLPALGVLFREVSSLELQGNASPLQVAQFLKAFPQLTSLRVENALLGAIPPTVFELPYLVSLQLPRCGVRLSAGEEQGLIGLYYLEHLDLSHNPLTHLPDFERLPRLFRLSLQNTGMTELPASLLVPTGRREINLSHNRISQLPEDLFALPASATRAFNLSGNPLSRQALQHIKTYSQAQGEHLQADAPANERARVSVLYPTFSSAEANRFVFNLPGDMDAVPRALDSLEAEYRQLCADLQTWALDVPAPEPTQGARMDEQLQAQEQINRLMFKELLEQGWRRESPLDELNGGEPPTHELTFETPLRGALPRLNARFEHISRLDLSTGDITTDIDGLLAGFPKLKSLSVFRYALSKLPSSIFDIPSLTSLSLQECRIILTEETAGALAAMTQLEYLDLSENPLGLPIDVSQLSNLQSLYMQDVGLTEFPSGVFGLHHLTTLDVSDNAIVEVPADILERQLPFDEESDFSGNSFSPASIERLRTYFLQTGNDLGVADAAHDDAGAPLAPPTPPEPVEE from the coding sequence ATGCCCGTGCAACCCGACCCAACCGCCCCGCTCGATTTACTTCCCACCTATCGCGACCTTCACCACGACCTACTGGCGAAGGCCATTCCCGCCTGGCTGGGCAACGCGTCCGATGCTCGCCGGGCAGCCCTCAAGGCTGTCACCCCGCGCATCGAGCCCTGGCATGCGAATGCCACCGCCGAGCAACATGACGCGCTCAAGCCGCTGATCGGCGAAGCGTGGGCCGCGCAAAACCAAGTGGACCGGGTGATGACCAGCCTCAAATCCCCCCAAGACTTCGGCGCACCGATTCTGCAACAAGCCCTCAAGCAGCGCTTCGGTGTCGAGCGTGATGTGCGCAGCACCTACCTTCGGCTCTATATCCCCGCCACCATTCCCTGGCTCAAGGTCAAGTCCGGTGCCGCGCGTACCTGGACGGTGTCGCTGCTGGAAGCGGCGTTGCACAACTTCGAAGAATCGGAAACCCGAGAAGGCGCGTACGAAGAAGCGTCCACCTTCATCACCCGCCCCGGTGCCGATGGCCATTTCGAAAGCCTGCCCGGCGTCGCCACCCGCATCAGCGTACCCGCCTTCACCCAGCTATGCCGCGAGCTGGATATCGGCCGCCAGTACAGCGCCTACCTCGAGCAGTACCTGGGGGTGCAGGATGCGGCGGCCAAGGCGGCCCTGCAGCTCAAGCTCAGGCAGAGCCACCAGTCGGCCTTGAAGGTCGCCTTGCAGATGGCACGGATGAAGGGCGACATCCCGCAAGCCAGTGTTGATCCCCTCGCGCGCCTGTTCAATGGCCAGGACTGCACTTCGCTGCTGCGTCACGACTTGAGCCTGCTGTCCACCCCGCTCACCGGCATCGTGCTGTTTGCCGCAGACCTTGAACGCAGTCAAACCGTGGTGCCCGTAGTGGCCTACATTCCCGGCGACCCGGAACACCCGCTCAAGTACTACCCCTCCACCGCCCACTTCATGCAGGAACTGACGATCAAACTGCGCCATCCCAAGTACCAGCGCTTTTTCAGCCATTTTGTCGGCCATGAGGAACAGGGCCGTTTTTTCACCCTGCTGGACACGCGCCTCAGCGAAGTCACCTGGCATCCACACACCCAGGGGGACGCACGCCCCAGCTGGCGCGAAACACCGACAGCCGCTCCTGACCTGCAAGCGGTCTCCACCCCTTTCGGCGAAGACCTGTTCGAGCACCTCTACCACAGCCACTTGAATAAGCTGCTCAACGATGCGCGGAGCATGGCGATCGCTACCGCCAGCGTCGACCAGCAGGCGCGCTGGCGGCGTTGGGACCTGCTGGGTAAGATCAGTTCGGCCTTGCTGCAGGTCGTCGCCTTCATCGCCGCGCCTTTCGTGCCGCCACTGGGGCTGTTGATGCTCGGCTACACCGCCTACCAATTGCTCGATGAGACCTTCGAGGGCATTGTCGACTGGGCCGAAGGCGTCAAGGACCAAGCCTTCGAACACCTGATGTCGGTGCTTGAACAACTGGTGCAACTGGGCCTGTTCGCCACCGGCCTGCCCATCGCCGAAAGTTTGCTGCGCCAGGCGCTGCCCGCGCACGTGTGGGCATTTTTTGACACGCTCACACCGGTCATGCGCAAGGATGGCTCCTCCAGGCTGTGGAATGCGGACCTGGCACCCTATGCCCACGACCTGTCGCTGCCCGCCGACGCCATGCCCGATGCCAAGGGCCTGTATCGCCACGCCGGCAAAGACGTCCTGCCCCTGGCCGGCCAGCACTACGCCGTAGCGACGGACCCTGTAACCGGGCACTATCGCCTGCAACATCCTTCACGCCCCGATGCCTACCGTCCGCGCCTGTACACCAATGACCGCGGTGCCTGGGTCACCGAACTGGACTACCCGCTGGCGTGGGACCGCCCGACCCTGTTGCGCCGGCTCGGCCATCAGGTCGATGCCCTGAGCGATGCCCAACTGGAGCAGGTTCGCCACATCAGCGGGGTCGATGACGATGCGCTGCGCGCGCACTACCTGAACCGGCAGCCGCCGCCGGCACTCTTGGCCGACAGCCTCAGGCGCTTCAAGATCGACCACGACCTGCACACCTTCGCCGCTCAACTGCGCAGCGACGATCCGGCCGTATATAGTCACGCCGATGCCCAGACCCAGCTGTTCCTGCTGACCCGTTACGGCCTGTGGCCCAAGACCAAAACCCTGCGTTTTCTCGACCGCCACGGCACCGTTGCCTGGGAAGTCGTCGGCAACCCGGATGCCGCCGTGGTGCAGATACCCGAGGAACAGTTAACGAACGGCGACCTGTTGAAAACCCTGCTGCAGGCACTGGACGAACCTGAACGTAAACAGTTGCTGGAGGAAGAGTTCGGCTTGCCGCCGATCTCCCTGGAGGCACGAGCCGGGACCCTCAGGGCTCGATTGGCCGACCTGGCCCAGGACAAACATGCGGCGCTGTTCGAGTCGCGCTACCACAGCCTGGAACACACCACCGACGCTGGGTTGCAAAGTCTTATCAACGCAGAGCGCGGCCTGCCTCTGAGCGCCGCCGAAGCGCTGCTGCATCACGCCAGCACCAGCGAACTGCGTGAGCTGAACCAGGGCAATATCCCGCAATCCCTTCAACAGCGGGCACGCGCCGCCTTGCATCAGGTACGCGTGGCTCGCGCCTATGAAGGGCTGTATCGGGAGTCGCTGGCTTCGCTGGACACCCACCGCCTGGCCCTGCATTCATTGCAGCGCCTGCCGGGTTGGTCGAGTGACGTGCGTATCGAGGTCAGGGACTACAGTGCCAGCGGCCCGCTGCGCGACAGCATTGGCAGCGCCAGCGCCCCTATCCACCGAACCTTGATCCGCCACGAAACCGGAGGCTATACACCGACCACGCTCACCGATGAGCTGCTCGGGGTCACCGACCTGTACACCGCCGTCCTGCAGGCCCTGCCCGACACCCAACGCGACGCACTGGGCCTGCACATCGGCCAAGGCCCGCAGCTCAGGCAGGCAATGGCCGAACACGCACTGGAACACCGCCAACTCAGCCCGTTACTGGCGGCCGATCCCATTCTCAAGCCCAGCCATGACCCCAGTACCATGCGCCTGCTCGGCGGCATGGAGGGTTATCGAGCGGCACCCGCGCACCAGCCCGGCACCGTGCCAAGCATCCAGGCGCAGTTGCAACAGCTCTATCCCCGCCTCTCTCAAGAACGCATCAATGCGCTGGTCATCACCCTGCAGCGCCTACCCGGTGGACCCTCGAGCGCGGTGGCGGCACTGAGAGTCGAATACGCGCAACTGGACAATGACCTGGATATCTGGGAAAGCAATACACCTCAGCGGTCCACCACCGGAGAACGCCTGAGGCATCAGGATTACACGTATGCAAGGCGCAATCGCCGCCTTTGGGCCGATGAAATCCGGCGCGCCTGGCGCCACGAAACCACGGTCGACGACTACTATGAGCCGATCACCCGCAACGGCCTGCGCCTGCTGCTCAGCGCCCCCATCGAAGGCGAGCTGCCACAACTGACCGCACGCTTGCCTCACGTGACACTCCTGGAACTGCAAGGCAGCGAGCGCCCGGTCGCGCACCTCGACGCCTTCCTGGCGCTGTTTCCAAACCTGCGCCTGCTGGCGGTGCGCGACATGCCGCTGAACGCACTTCCCGCCGCCACACCGGGCATGCCGCACCTCAATGAACTGATTCTGAGCAACTGTTCGATCACCTTGAATGCCCGGAGCGCGCAAACGCTGTCGGCCATGACGCGCCTCAGAAGCCTGGATCTCTACAACAACCCGTTGGGCATCACGCCCGATGTGACGAACATGCCGCAGCTGAGCTTTCTGGACCTCAACCACACAGGTATCACCGAAGTACCGCCAGGCCTGGCGAATCGCCCGCGACTGGAAGCCGCGATCCTGTCGAACAACCGCATCAGCGCGTTGCCCGCCGAGCTGTTCACCTTGCCGGCGGCTGTCAGCGAACACTTCGACCTGGCGAACAACCCGTTCACCCCGACGACCCTGGAACAGGTGAAAATCTACTTCCAACGCACCGGCAGCCACTGGGAAGCCACGCCACACGCCTTGGACGTCGCCCGGGTTAAAGCGCTTTATCCGTCCTTCAATGACAGTGAAGTGCGCAGTTTTATCTTTGGCCTGCACGGCACTTTGGAAATGGGGCGAATAGAACTGACACGCCTTGAGCAGGAGTACGCAGCCCTGCAGACAGAATTGACCCAATGGGCCACGCAAGCGCCACGTCCGCAGGACATCCAGACGCGCCAGACCTTCAAGGCATTGCTTGAAGCCTGCTGGCGCAAGGAGTCGGCGTTGGACGAGCGCAGTACCAGCATCGTACCGACCTACGCACTGCGTGTTCCCTCGCCGCTTGCCGGTGACCTGCCGGCGCTGGGCGTGCTTTTCCGCGAGGTTTCATCGCTTGAGCTGCAAGGTAACGCCAGCCCACTGCAAGTGGCGCAGTTCCTTAAAGCGTTTCCTCAACTGACCAGCCTGCGGGTGGAAAACGCCTTGCTCGGTGCCATTCCACCCACGGTCTTCGAGCTGCCCTACCTGGTCTCGCTGCAGCTGCCACGCTGCGGCGTGCGCCTGTCGGCCGGCGAGGAACAAGGCCTTATCGGCCTGTACTACCTTGAGCACCTGGACCTCAGTCACAACCCGCTCACCCACCTACCCGATTTCGAACGTCTGCCCAGGTTGTTCAGGCTATCGCTGCAAAACACCGGCATGACCGAGCTCCCCGCCAGCCTGCTGGTGCCCACGGGACGCCGTGAAATCAACCTGAGCCACAACCGGATCAGCCAGTTGCCCGAGGATTTGTTCGCACTGCCTGCGTCGGCCACCAGAGCCTTCAACCTATCGGGCAACCCGCTGTCGCGCCAGGCATTGCAGCACATCAAAACCTACAGCCAGGCCCAGGGCGAGCATCTGCAAGCCGATGCGCCAGCCAACGAGCGCGCGCGGGTATCAGTGCTTTACCCAACATTCTCTTCGGCGGAGGCCAACCGTTTTGTGTTCAACCTGCCAGGCGATATGGACGCCGTACCTCGAGCACTCGACAGCCTGGAAGCCGAGTACCGCCAGCTCTGCGCAGATTTGCAGACGTGGGCACTGGATGTCCCGGCACCCGAGCCCACGCAAGGCGCCCGGATGGATGAGCAGCTCCAGGCCCAGGAGCAGATCAACCGCCTGATGTTCAAAGAGTTGCTGGAACAGGGCTGGCGCCGCGAGAGTCCGTTGGATGAACTCAATGGCGGCGAGCCACCCACTCACGAGCTGACGTTTGAGACACCGCTGCGTGGCGCACTACCGAGGTTGAACGCGCGTTTCGAACACATCTCTCGACTGGACCTGAGCACGGGCGACATCACCACCGACATCGACGGGTTGCTCGCAGGCTTTCCCAAACTCAAAAGCCTGTCGGTGTTCCGTTACGCCCTGAGCAAGCTGCCTTCCTCGATATTCGACATACCCAGCCTGACCTCCCTGAGCCTTCAGGAATGCCGGATTATCCTGACTGAGGAAACCGCCGGCGCGCTGGCGGCGATGACGCAACTGGAGTACCTGGACCTGAGCGAGAACCCACTGGGCCTGCCGATTGACGTGAGCCAGCTGTCCAACCTGCAGTCGCTGTATATGCAGGACGTCGGGCTCACCGAGTTTCCCAGTGGCGTATTTGGCCTGCATCACCTGACCACATTGGACGTCAGCGACAACGCCATCGTAGAGGTGCCCGCCGACATCCTCGAACGGCAACTGCCCTTCGATGAAGAGTCTGACTTCAGTGGGAACTCGTTTTCGCCTGCCAGCATCGAGCGTTTAAGAACCTATTTCTTGCAGACCGGCAATGACCTGGGAGTCGCGGATGCGGCCCACGATGATGCAGGCGCCCCTCTGGCGCCGCCGACACCGCCGGAGCCCGTGGAGGAGTAA
- a CDS encoding aspartate aminotransferase family protein: MSVEQAPVQRADFDQVMVPNYAPAAFIPVRGAGSRVWDQAGRELIDFAGGIAVNVLGHAHPALVGALTEQANKLWHVSNVFTNEPALRLAHKLIDATFAERVFFCNSGAEANEAAFKLARRVAFDRFGSEKYEIIAALNSFHGRTLFTVNVGGQSKYSDGFGPKITGITHVPYNDLEALKAAVSDKTCAVVLEPIQGEGGVLPAELAYLQGARDLCDANNALLVFDEVQTGMGRSGHLFAYQHYGVTPDILTSAKSLGGGFPIAAMLTTEALAKHLVVGTHGTTYGGNPLACAVAEAVIDVINTPEVLAGVKAKHALFKARLEQIGKQYGLFTEVRGMGLLIGCVLSDAFKGKAKDVFNAAEKENLMILQAGPDVVRFAPSLVVDEADISEGLDRFERAVKTLTQA; encoded by the coding sequence ATGTCCGTTGAGCAAGCCCCGGTGCAACGTGCCGATTTCGACCAGGTCATGGTTCCCAACTACGCACCTGCCGCGTTCATTCCCGTGCGTGGCGCAGGTTCACGTGTATGGGACCAGGCCGGTCGCGAGCTGATCGACTTTGCCGGCGGCATCGCGGTCAACGTATTGGGCCATGCCCACCCGGCGTTGGTCGGCGCGTTGACCGAACAGGCCAACAAGTTGTGGCATGTCTCCAACGTGTTCACCAACGAGCCGGCCCTGCGCCTGGCGCATAAGCTGATCGACGCCACCTTTGCCGAGCGCGTGTTCTTCTGCAACTCCGGCGCCGAGGCCAACGAGGCCGCCTTCAAGCTGGCCCGCCGCGTGGCGTTCGACCGCTTCGGCAGCGAAAAATACGAGATCATTGCCGCGCTCAACAGCTTCCACGGCCGTACCCTGTTCACCGTCAACGTCGGTGGGCAGTCCAAGTACTCCGATGGTTTCGGGCCTAAAATCACCGGCATCACCCACGTTCCTTATAACGACTTGGAAGCGCTGAAAGCCGCCGTGTCGGATAAGACCTGCGCCGTTGTATTGGAACCGATCCAGGGCGAAGGCGGCGTACTGCCGGCCGAACTGGCTTACCTGCAAGGCGCCCGCGACCTGTGCGACGCGAACAACGCGCTGCTGGTGTTCGACGAAGTGCAGACCGGCATGGGCCGCAGCGGCCACCTGTTCGCCTACCAGCATTACGGCGTGACCCCGGACATCCTCACCAGCGCCAAGAGCCTGGGTGGCGGTTTCCCGATCGCGGCGATGCTCACCACCGAAGCGCTGGCCAAGCACCTGGTGGTCGGCACCCACGGCACCACTTACGGCGGCAACCCGCTGGCATGTGCGGTGGCTGAAGCGGTGATCGATGTGATCAACACCCCTGAGGTGCTGGCGGGCGTGAAGGCCAAGCACGCACTGTTCAAGGCGCGCCTGGAGCAGATCGGCAAGCAGTACGGCCTGTTCACCGAAGTACGCGGCATGGGCCTGCTGATCGGTTGCGTATTGAGCGATGCATTCAAGGGCAAGGCCAAGGACGTGTTCAACGCGGCCGAAAAAGAAAACCTGATGATCCTGCAAGCCGGCCCGGACGTGGTGCGTTTTGCCCCGAGCCTGGTGGTGGATGAGGCGGACATCAGCGAAGGCCTGGACCGTTTCGAGCGTGCGGTAAAGACGCTGACCCAAGCCTGA
- the aruF gene encoding arginine/ornithine succinyltransferase subunit alpha — protein sequence MLVMRPAQMADLGEVQRLAADSPIGVTSLPDDVERLSDKIAASEASFAAEVSFNGEESYFFVLEDTETGKLAGCSAIVASAGYSEPFYSFRNETFVHASRELKIHNKIHVLSQCHDLTGNSLLTSFYVVPELVGSPWSELNSRGRLLFVASHPERFADSVVTEIVGYSDENGDSPFWDAIGRNFFDLNYAAAERLCGLKSRTFLAELMPHYPIYVPLLPDAAQEAMGQVHPRAQITFDILMREGFETDHYIDIFDGGPTLHARVSGIRSIAQSRVVPVKIGEMVKGVGRQYLVSNAQLQDYRAVMLELDYAPGKPVTLDLAAAEALGVGEGASVRLVAV from the coding sequence ATGCTGGTGATGCGCCCCGCGCAAATGGCTGATCTGGGCGAGGTACAGCGTCTGGCTGCGGACAGCCCGATTGGTGTCACCTCCTTGCCGGACGATGTGGAACGCCTGAGCGACAAGATCGCCGCCAGCGAAGCGTCTTTCGCGGCCGAGGTGAGTTTCAACGGCGAAGAAAGCTATTTCTTCGTGCTCGAAGACACCGAGACCGGCAAGCTCGCCGGTTGCTCGGCCATCGTCGCCTCGGCCGGTTATTCCGAGCCGTTCTACAGTTTTCGCAACGAGACCTTCGTGCACGCCTCTCGCGAGCTGAAGATCCACAACAAGATTCACGTGCTTTCCCAGTGCCACGACCTGACCGGCAACAGCCTGCTCACCAGTTTCTACGTGGTGCCGGAACTGGTCGGCTCGCCGTGGTCGGAACTCAATTCCCGCGGGCGCCTGTTGTTTGTCGCCAGCCATCCGGAGCGCTTTGCCGATTCGGTGGTCACCGAGATTGTCGGCTACAGCGACGAGAACGGTGACTCGCCGTTCTGGGACGCCATCGGCCGCAACTTCTTCGACCTCAACTACGCCGCCGCCGAGCGCCTGTGCGGGCTCAAGAGCCGCACCTTCCTCGCCGAGCTGATGCCGCATTACCCGATCTACGTGCCGCTGCTGCCGGACGCAGCCCAGGAGGCGATGGGCCAGGTGCACCCGCGCGCGCAGATCACTTTCGACATTCTGATGCGCGAAGGCTTCGAGACCGATCATTACATCGACATCTTCGACGGCGGCCCGACGCTGCATGCGCGGGTCTCGGGCATCCGTTCGATTGCCCAGAGCCGCGTGGTGCCGGTGAAGATCGGCGAGATGGTCAAGGGCGTCGGCCGCCAGTACCTGGTCAGCAACGCGCAGCTGCAGGATTACCGTGCGGTGATGCTGGAGCTGGATTACGCGCCTGGCAAGCCGGTAACCCTGGACCTGGCCGCGGCTGAAGCCCTGGGCGTCGGCGAGGGCGCCAGTGTGCGCCTGGTCGCGGTTTAA
- the astA gene encoding arginine N-succinyltransferase: protein MIVRPVRSSDLPALIDLARSTGTGLTTLPANEERLTHRVGWAEKTFRGEAGRGDADYLFVLENDEGRVVGISAIAGAVGLREPWYNFRVGLTVSASQELNIYREIPTLFLANDLTGNSELCSLFLHADYRNGLNGRMLAKARLLFIAEFAQLFGNKIIAEMRGVSNEAGRSPFWESLGRHFFKMEFSQADYLTGVGNKAFIAELMPKFPLYSCFLSEDARSVIGKVHPDTEPALSMLKSEGFSYQGYVDIFDAGPAVECETSKIRAVRDSQSLVLAIGTPGDDATPFLIHNRKREDCRITAAPARLAAGTLVVDPLTAKRLQLVVGDQVRAVPLSAARESK, encoded by the coding sequence ATGATCGTTCGTCCCGTACGCAGCAGCGATTTACCGGCCCTGATTGATCTGGCGCGCAGCACCGGCACCGGCCTGACCACCCTGCCGGCCAACGAAGAGCGTCTGACCCACCGCGTGGGCTGGGCGGAGAAAACCTTTCGCGGCGAGGCCGGTCGCGGCGATGCCGACTACCTGTTCGTGCTGGAAAACGACGAGGGCCGCGTGGTCGGCATTTCCGCGATTGCCGGTGCCGTCGGCCTGCGTGAGCCCTGGTACAACTTCCGGGTGGGCCTGACCGTCAGCGCGTCCCAGGAATTGAACATCTACCGCGAGATCCCGACGCTGTTTCTGGCCAACGACCTCACCGGCAATTCCGAATTATGCTCGTTGTTCCTGCACGCCGATTACCGCAACGGTCTCAACGGCCGCATGCTGGCCAAGGCGCGCCTGTTGTTTATCGCGGAGTTCGCGCAACTGTTCGGCAACAAGATCATTGCCGAGATGCGCGGCGTGTCCAACGAGGCCGGGCGTTCGCCGTTCTGGGAGAGCCTGGGCCGGCATTTCTTTAAAATGGAATTCAGCCAGGCCGACTACCTCACGGGCGTGGGCAACAAGGCGTTTATCGCCGAGCTGATGCCGAAGTTTCCGCTGTACAGCTGCTTTTTGTCCGAAGACGCGCGCAGCGTGATCGGCAAGGTCCACCCCGACACCGAACCGGCGCTGAGCATGCTCAAGAGCGAAGGCTTCAGCTACCAGGGCTATGTCGACATTTTCGACGCCGGCCCGGCGGTGGAATGCGAAACCAGCAAGATCCGTGCGGTGCGCGACAGCCAGTCGCTGGTGTTGGCCATCGGTACGCCAGGGGACGACGCCACGCCGTTCCTGATTCATAACCGCAAACGCGAAGATTGCCGCATTACCGCCGCACCGGCGCGCCTGGCCGCCGGCACGCTGGTGGTCGACCCGTTGACCGCCAAGCGTCTGCAACTGGTGGTCGGCGATCAGGTGCGTGCCGTACCGTTGTCCGCTGCTCGGGAGTCGAAGTAA
- the astD gene encoding succinylglutamate-semialdehyde dehydrogenase, translating into MNSLYIAGSWLAGQGELFESRNPVTQHVLWAGNGATAEQVESAVQAARQAFPSWARRSLEERIAVLDAFAATLKRRADEIARCIGEETGKPLWEAATEVTSMANKIAISVQSYRERTGEKSGPLGDATAVLRHKPHGVVAVFGPYNFPGHLPNGHIVPALLAGNTVLFKPSELTPKVAELTVQCWIEAGLPAGVLNLLQGARETGIALAANPGIDGLFFTGSSRTGNHLHQQFSGRPDKILALEMGGNNPLVVDEVADMDAAVYTIIQSAFISAGQRCTCARRLLVPQGAWGDALLARLVAVSSTIEVGAFDQQPAPFMGSVISLAAAKALMDAQELMLANGAVALLEMTQPQDQAALLTPGIIDVTGVTEREDEELFGPLLQVIRYHDFEAAIAEANNTQYGLAAGLLSDSEARYQQFWLESRAGIVNWNKQLTGAASTAPFGGVGASGNHRASAYYAADYCAYPVASLETPSLVVPATLTPGITLI; encoded by the coding sequence ATGAATTCGTTGTATATCGCAGGTAGCTGGCTGGCCGGCCAGGGTGAACTGTTTGAATCGCGCAACCCGGTGACTCAGCACGTGCTGTGGGCTGGCAACGGCGCCACCGCCGAGCAGGTCGAGTCCGCCGTACAGGCCGCGCGTCAGGCGTTCCCGAGCTGGGCTCGGCGCAGCCTGGAAGAACGCATCGCGGTGCTGGACGCTTTCGCCGCCACGCTCAAGCGCCGCGCCGATGAAATCGCCCGCTGCATCGGTGAGGAAACCGGCAAGCCGCTGTGGGAAGCGGCGACTGAAGTCACCAGCATGGCGAACAAGATCGCCATCTCCGTGCAAAGCTATCGCGAACGCACCGGCGAGAAGAGCGGCCCGCTGGGCGACGCCACCGCTGTGCTGCGCCATAAGCCTCACGGCGTGGTCGCGGTGTTCGGTCCGTATAACTTCCCCGGTCACTTGCCCAACGGGCATATCGTGCCGGCGTTGCTGGCGGGCAACACGGTGCTGTTCAAACCCAGCGAACTGACCCCGAAGGTCGCCGAGCTGACCGTGCAATGCTGGATCGAAGCCGGCCTGCCGGCGGGCGTACTGAACCTGCTGCAAGGCGCGCGGGAAACCGGAATCGCCTTGGCGGCCAATCCAGGCATCGACGGCCTGTTCTTCACCGGTTCCAGCCGCACCGGCAACCATCTGCACCAGCAATTCTCAGGGCGCCCGGACAAAATCCTGGCCCTGGAAATGGGCGGCAACAACCCGCTGGTGGTGGACGAAGTGGCCGACATGGATGCGGCGGTCTACACCATTATCCAGTCGGCATTTATCTCGGCCGGCCAGCGTTGTACCTGCGCCCGTCGTCTGCTGGTGCCGCAAGGCGCCTGGGGCGATGCGTTGCTGGCGCGGTTGGTGGCAGTCAGTTCGACCATTGAAGTCGGCGCGTTCGATCAGCAACCGGCGCCGTTCATGGGCTCGGTGATTTCCCTCGCCGCCGCCAAAGCTTTGATGGACGCCCAGGAATTGATGCTGGCCAATGGCGCCGTGGCGCTGCTGGAAATGACCCAGCCCCAGGACCAGGCAGCGTTGCTGACGCCGGGTATCATCGATGTGACCGGCGTGACCGAACGCGAAGACGAAGAACTGTTCGGCCCGCTGCTGCAGGTGATCCGTTACCACGACTTCGAAGCGGCGATTGCCGAAGCCAACAACACCCAGTACGGCCTGGCCGCAGGCTTGTTGTCCGATTCCGAAGCGCGCTACCAGCAATTCTGGCTGGAAAGCCGCGCCGGTATCGTCAACTGGAACAAACAGTTGACCGGCGCCGCCAGCACCGCGCCATTTGGTGGAGTAGGGGCCTCGGGCAATCATCGCGCCAGTGCGTATTACGCGGCGGATTATTGCGCGTACCCGGTGGCATCGCTGGAAACCCCAAGCCTGGTGGTGCCCGCGACACTGACCCCTGGCATTACCCTCATCTAG